CTTCTCTCCCGAGGTTCCCACAATGGTGCCGATATCCAAGTCAAATTCACGCAGCAGTTTTCCATCATTCAGGGAATTGACTTGCAAGACGCtctggaaaaataaaacagtgaGATcactaaaaactaattatcTCTTTGGAACATTTACCTTCACGTCTCTAATGTAGCAAACGAGCAACTTATCAGCATCAACGCACTTAACCCAGTCCAAAACATCCGAGTTGTGCTCCTATAAAAGGTAAATCCGTAGTAAACAATCTTATCTGCGGGTGAAAGCAATCTAAACTCACGGCTATGAGCGTTTCCCATTTGTCCTCCTCTGGTTTATTGAAGTCTATGGCAATAACTTGATAATTTGgtgcatttttatttgtacgGAAGAACACTTTGGAGCCTTCGTTGGTTATGTACTGAAGATAGATCGTAAGATGAATATATTTCGTAGAAATTCCCGACATTTACTCACATCATAGTCCGCCTCGAATTTCTCCACAATTTTCTTAACACTCAGTTTGGAGTTTATTTCTGCGCCTGGCTTCAGGTCAGCATAGAACACAATATTATCACGGCAATCCTTGACAATGGCCAGAATCAAGTATTTTCCGCAATCGGAGACGGTAGATTGGCTAGTTAATAGAGTACAAATAATTATCCCGGTCTTAAATGACTTCTTATAGATTCTTACATGCGCCACGAAGGTTCTTCGGGAAACTCAACCACTAGGGTATCCTTATCTTGACTTTCTCCCACGCGATGATAGTAAAGTTTTTGATTCTCATTTTGCTTAGTCTCAGATCCATCAGTTTTTCCATCTTGATCGGGGTATCTCTggataaatcaatttttcatTAAGACTGCTGTTTGGAAGACATTCCATACTTACACCGTAGAAGAATCCCTTATTGTCTTTTGTCCACGAAATTTCGGAGAACTTCACCTTTTCGAGAACTTCGCTTAAGTCCTTACCAGTCTGGGCATCCCGAATGAGGATCTTGATCCAATCGGAACCACTTTCGCTCAATCCATAGGCCATGTACTTGCCATCTTCGGAGAAGGCCTTTTGGGTCAGGGCAATCGTACCGTCTTCGGACAAGGTGTTCGGGTCCAGAAACACTTTGCTTTCACTTTCGTCGCCCAGCGATTTCTGCTGATACATGACACTCTGGTTTTGCAGGCCAGTGTTCATGAAATAATAGTAGTAGTCGCCATATCGCATGGGGCATCCGTATTTGGGATAGTTCCACAGCTTGGTCAGCTTGGCGTTGAGTTTCTTCCACTCGTCACCATTTTCAAGGAACGGCCGGCTTATGTTGTTCTGGGCGTTGACAAACTCCTCGGTTTCCGCCGAATCGGGATCCTCAAGCCAGCGGTACACATCTTTTATCGGCGTGCCGTGGAAGTCCTCCTCCACAGTTGCATCTTTTCGTGCCACTGGATAGGCGAGCTTTTTGGACAAGGTGCTTGACATGATGGCTCTCGTATCTTGCAAGATATACACGTATATCAATTATTTCCCTTTGAAGCACATGTAATCACACCGCACGGgctatttaaatgtatactcACAAGTCAAAGGCAATTCTCGATGAATGTAATTCCTGGGCAGTGCTTTGGGAACAATTAGTTGGCAAAATCGGCGATAGAGCAATGGGCCTCGGCGATAAAGCAGTTTGCTCGTATGCATTTGCAAAATTATCAATGCAAAAATGGAAATCTAATTTTCGTCGGTTTCGATAAATAACAGGGGCACTCCGTTCATTTGGCTACTGTAATGCCATCACTATCGGTGTGAGCTTATACCTGATATTTAAGGATGCTTCGACTATTatctattaaaattaataaaaggaaCGCAGTCTGACTTATCGGggtgtattttatttaccgTTAAACTAAATTTCGTTGGAAACGAGCCGTACTTCTTCGACATGAAATCCAACCGTTCTTaggataaaattaaataattaaaaacccaTAGATGAGTAACATCTGTCGACGCAAtgttctattaaactcaattgAAACtttatgtaaattatttaatattacagTTTCAACTGAGGGGCGTTTTCTCGTCCGGATGCTAAACTAAGCTTACGTtttaaaactagaaatggAATTCTGTAGTTTTATACTCTTATTTCAACATTCAAAAGAGAAAGCGgactaatttttatttattctgatGGTAAACATCTAGTCATGTCTATTTATAGAACTTACCATTAACAAAATCATGCAGGAATACCCCATGTAAAATATCAATTAATGGCAGGTGTGAACAGACAACTGTGGCTCAAAATTAATCGCCCCGTGAACAGATTACCTCTGTTAGACCATATGTTCTGTGGACGAGTCAAGTTGAAATATAAACACAACCGAGCAAAACCGTCCGTGTCTTATGAATTGAATCGGAAATAGCCGCTGaattatttcatttgatttgttaGAAAGGAGGAAGTACTTTATTTGATCGGTATGTAcctgtgtttttattttttacgccCCAATTACGTAGGAGAATTTGACTTTTCccatatttaatttccatatGTATGTTTTTCTTGGTCAGCAACTTGTGGgcacaaatgtatgtatgtatgaacACATAAACAAACATTAGCTgcatttgaatgtattaaCTTAACTGACTTGTTAAAATGTTACTCATTTACTAAATGCaatatttatacttaattACGAATGTGGGCGCAATTAAGTATTGATTACGGTTAATAATATAAGTGGGGGATATTGTAACGGTTTTCTacatatttgtttttgctgaCTTAACAATTTTAGTAGAAGTGACCTTGTAACTTAGTCTTTTTTGAGTTTCTGCGAAGATGTTTTTTAAGCCCGTCCttcgatttaatttaatttattattattatttttagatcaAAAAACATTATGATTTCCGAAGTAGACCTCGTAAATAAGGACAGTACAGTACGAGTTGCTGTCAGgtaagttaaatattattgtttttagcaaagttttttaaagctttattaTGGAATTTCAGAATTCGACCTCAAAACTCAAGAGAACTAATAGATATGTGTCGCATCTGTACGACAGTAACTTTTGGAGAGCCTCAGATTTTTCTAGGGTCTGACAAAGCCTTTACTTTCGACTATGTCTTTGATACTAATTCGAATCAGGTAAAGTTTGAAACTTACAAGTTTCTCCAatgtttgtaattattttaccATAATTTTTAGTGTGATATATATTCGGAATGCGTGGAACGATTGGTGGATAGTACGCTGCATGGCTATAATGCCACTGTGCTGGCTTACGGACAAACAGGATCTGGAAAGACGTATACGATGGGCACAGGTTTCGACCATGAATCCGAATCATCGGAGTCCGTTCTACTTGGCATAATTCCACGGGCGGTTCGCCATATATTTAGTGGTATCGAACAACTGGAGGCCTCTAGCTCAAGCTCCGAACTGCCAGCGGCTGGTGGAAGTCCGCAGTTCAGTCTGGCTGTTCAGTATATCGAATTATACAACGAGGACATATTCGATCTGTTGGAcccatttaacaaaaatagcaATTTTAAGATACACGAAGACGCCAGCGGACAAATAACCATATCTGGGGCGTCAATAAAGCCAATCTACCAACCGCAAGATGCCTTAAAGTAAGTGGAATTCATTGATATTGGTTCAAGTAtgtaatgttatttttaattaattatttttaggtaCCTTCAGCAAGGAGCTTTAGCTCGCACCACTGCTTCAACGAAAATGAACGATCAGTCGTCGAGATCCCACGCTTTATTTACGATTTTCGTGCGCAGACAACGTTTACTCGCCCCTAATGACAATGTTTCGGATAACGATTTGGAAACCCTAACTTCCAAGTTTCATTTTGTTGATCTAGCGGGTTCCGAAAGGCTCAAAAGGACTCAGGCCACAGGAGAAAGGGCTCGCGAGGGTATATCCATCAATTGCGGGCTTCTCGCCCTGGGTAATTGCATTTCGGCGCTAGGAGATAAATCCAAGAGAGCTTTGCACGTACCCTATCGGGACTCGAAACTGACCCGCCTTCTTCAGGACTCTTTGGGCGGCAATAGTCAGACTCTAATGATCGCCTGCGTGTCGCCAAGCGATAGGGATTTTATGGAAACATTGAACACCTTGAAGTACGCCAACCGAGcacgaaatattaaaaacaaagtgAAGATAAACCAAGATCAGAGTTCTCGAACGATATCCCAGCTGCGTAGGGAAATTGCAGCATTGCAGATGGAGCTATTAGAATACAAACAGGTAATGTGTTTCTTTTGTTTAGTAATGGAATAAttctttaaacaaaaatgtgtttATTTTCTATAGGGAAAGCTTGTGGTAGATTGCGAAGGAAACACAACTATTTCGGATACATTTAACGAGAATACGTTGCTTCTTTCGGAAATCAAACGACTACAGCAACGCCTAAAGTCGTTACAAAACACCGTCGTCACTTTGACCGAAAGGAATGCGGAACTGAAGATAAAATTCGATTCCAATAAGTGGACTAGTGACGATAGCTCTGATTTTGAATTAACAAAGGTGGTAGGACAATATATGCTGGAGATCGAACAACTCCAGACCAAACTAATTGAGTCTGAAGAGCATCGTAAGCAAATGGAGATTTCGGCAGCACATTCACCCAGAAACGCCAAGCCCGTTTATGATGGTATGTATTATTACTTGGAATCTATACTTTACACCAACTtatattgattatttttataggtGATATAATAACAAAGGCTAAAAGGGATTTGGAGAGGGAAAGGGAGATGTTAATGTCGCGTTCATTGCCTGGAATACAAAATCAAAACGTTAGTTCCGAAGAAGCAGAAGTTAACAGTAGTGATTCGGAAGGTAAGAaatcttaattaaatatattgaacaatggtaataaaattaaaaatattcacagCAGAGGGAGTAGTAAAAGACCTGGAAGCCATTGATAACGATATCGAAATGAGAACGAAGCTAATTGAACAGTTGGAGTTGACCAATGAGCGATGTGAACTAATGCGAATGCACTACGAAGAAAAACTATCTGTGTTGTATTGCAAAATCGAGAACACGCAAAA
The genomic region above belongs to Drosophila takahashii strain IR98-3 E-12201 chromosome 2L, DtakHiC1v2, whole genome shotgun sequence and contains:
- the LOC108062062 gene encoding prolyl endopeptidase; the encoded protein is MHTSKLLYRRGPLLYRRFCQLIVPKALPRNYIHRELPLTYTRAIMSSTLSKKLAYPVARKDATVEEDFHGTPIKDVYRWLEDPDSAETEEFVNAQNNISRPFLENGDEWKKLNAKLTKLWNYPKYGCPMRYGDYYYYFMNTGLQNQSVMYQQKSLGDESESKVFLDPNTLSEDGTIALTQKAFSEDGKYMAYGLSESGSDWIKILIRDAQTGKDLSEVLEKVKFSEISWTKDNKGFFYGRYPDQDGKTDGSETKQNENQKLYYHRVGESQDKDTLVVEFPEEPSWRIQSTVSDCGKYLILAIVKDCRDNIVFYADLKPGAEINSKLSVKKIVEKFEADYDYITNEGSKVFFRTNKNAPNYQVIAIDFNKPEEDKWETLIAEHNSDVLDWVKCVDADKLLVCYIRDVKSVLQVNSLNDGKLLREFDLDIGTIVGTSGEKKYSEIFYNFSSFLNPGSIYQYDFKTPDQSPTVFREIKLNLEGFRREDYAVEQIFYKSKDGTKVPMFVIRKKAESIEPRPCLLYGYGGFNISMLPSFGLSGLMFIDTFDGVLAYPNLRGGGEYGEKWHNGGRLLNKQNVFDDFQAAAEYLIENNYTTKDRLAIQGGSNGGLLVGSCINQRPDLFGAAVAQVGVMDMLRFHKFTIGHAWCSDYGNPSEKEHFENLYKFSPLHNVHTPKGPETEYPSTLILTADHDDRVSPLHSLKFIAALQEAVRDSEFQNNPVLLRVYQKAGHGAGKPTSKRIEEATDILTFLSKSLNVDKVNV
- the Klp31E gene encoding kinesin-like protein KIF21A; this translates as MISEVDLVNKDSTVRVAVRIRPQNSRELIDMCRICTTVTFGEPQIFLGSDKAFTFDYVFDTNSNQCDIYSECVERLVDSTLHGYNATVLAYGQTGSGKTYTMGTGFDHESESSESVLLGIIPRAVRHIFSGIEQLEASSSSSELPAAGGSPQFSLAVQYIELYNEDIFDLLDPFNKNSNFKIHEDASGQITISGASIKPIYQPQDALKYLQQGALARTTASTKMNDQSSRSHALFTIFVRRQRLLAPNDNVSDNDLETLTSKFHFVDLAGSERLKRTQATGERAREGISINCGLLALGNCISALGDKSKRALHVPYRDSKLTRLLQDSLGGNSQTLMIACVSPSDRDFMETLNTLKYANRARNIKNKVKINQDQSSRTISQLRREIAALQMELLEYKQGKLVVDCEGNTTISDTFNENTLLLSEIKRLQQRLKSLQNTVVTLTERNAELKIKFDSNKWTSDDSSDFELTKVVGQYMLEIEQLQTKLIESEEHRKQMEISAAHSPRNAKPVYDGDIITKAKRDLEREREMLMSRSLPGIQNQNVSSEEAEVNSSDSEAEGVVKDLEAIDNDIEMRTKLIEQLELTNERCELMRMHYEEKLSVLYCKIENTQKERDDVLANMASSVSVPSKDSLKKVKTDYEGKISHMQIELKKLQNAQREHLRQQQKLKSHEVKINTLRSELNELKFTKVKLMKKMSQQTSRHKEEDSRKSKEIAQLLKEQRRQKNAVLSLEAKVTAKEQILKRKTEEVIALRKSQRGKSGQRAPLHLTSKIATLDGFTSRAARHRWENLYRTILHAARNRQLITQLEKELERLILEREDLSRELNIMENSSGAERRTDEFNEVDNLKTNISYIQENIEHVQQAIMEFEDSKDTMQSDVNKIQSLLDEVSTVAEAKFILQKFSDSSIVMSCNLAIAESHSQEQESLLKEAKQESSIQQQILQHFLTQNSNVHIADIFDSLNLKGSNLVNSVNPGSQKSLVSNATYDIPQDDKLSDSTHVEMRRTTSRSPSPFGNADPFDKSPKVRRRTAKRQDLLFGDMELPEQTNNKMT